Proteins co-encoded in one Methanobacteriaceae archaeon genomic window:
- a CDS encoding formylmethanofuran dehydrogenase subunit B has protein sequence MTYEPPVTDYDHIVENCTCAFCGCNCDDLDYLVKDNHVVAVRHACRLGASKIMEDMDQRLLVPMIRDENGELTEVDWDTALDKAAEYIANSIRPVFYGWSETSTECMKEGVALGEYIGAVLDNQATICHGPSLQAVQNAGYPIQTLGEVQNRADMIVYSGSNAMNSHPRHLARYAAFCRGYFRQRGRFDRTVVTMDPKFSDTAKCSDKWIGFEQNGDYGFYNAIRAVLRGKELYQDVISGIPKEDIYELAEEMKNAEFGVLFFGLGLTHTLSKQRNIDIAIKMIQDLNKYSKWGLTPMRGHFNVNGFNIFMAFECGFAFGVDYCRGYPRYMLGETNTIDLLVRKEPDCFMVIAADPGAHFPNGANQHLADIPVIQIDIHWGPSTELADVVLPGSFIAVECAGTSYRMDGVPIYMKKAIDKPETCRDDEWIVRELKERVMKLREEPNVAPKFVPNPNAL, from the coding sequence ATGACTTATGAACCACCTGTAACTGATTATGATCACATTGTTGAAAACTGTACTTGTGCTTTCTGTGGTTGTAATTGTGATGATTTAGATTACTTAGTTAAAGATAATCACGTTGTTGCTGTAAGACACGCATGCAGATTAGGAGCAAGTAAAATCATGGAAGATATGGACCAAAGATTACTTGTTCCAATGATTAGGGATGAAAACGGAGAACTTACTGAAGTTGACTGGGATACTGCTTTAGACAAAGCTGCAGAATACATTGCTAACTCTATCAGACCTGTATTCTACGGTTGGTCTGAAACCTCAACTGAATGTATGAAAGAAGGTGTAGCATTAGGTGAATACATCGGTGCTGTATTAGATAACCAAGCTACTATCTGTCACGGTCCTTCTCTCCAAGCTGTACAAAACGCAGGTTACCCTATTCAAACCTTAGGGGAAGTTCAAAACAGAGCTGACATGATTGTTTACTCTGGAAGTAACGCTATGAACTCTCACCCAAGACACTTAGCAAGATACGCTGCTTTCTGTCGTGGATACTTCAGACAAAGAGGAAGATTCGACAGAACTGTTGTTACTATGGATCCTAAATTCTCAGATACTGCAAAATGTTCTGACAAATGGATTGGATTCGAACAAAACGGAGACTACGGTTTCTACAACGCTATCAGAGCTGTATTAAGAGGAAAAGAATTATACCAAGACGTAATTTCTGGAATTCCTAAAGAAGATATTTACGAATTAGCAGAAGAAATGAAAAACGCAGAATTTGGTGTACTCTTCTTCGGTTTAGGTTTAACTCACACTTTATCAAAACAAAGAAACATTGATATTGCTATTAAAATGATTCAAGACTTAAACAAATACAGTAAATGGGGACTTACTCCTATGAGAGGTCACTTTAACGTAAACGGATTCAACATCTTCATGGCATTTGAATGTGGATTCGCTTTCGGTGTAGACTACTGTAGAGGTTACCCAAGATACATGTTAGGTGAAACCAACACTATCGATTTATTAGTCAGAAAAGAACCTGACTGTTTCATGGTTATTGCAGCTGACCCAGGTGCTCACTTCCCTAACGGAGCAAACCAACACTTAGCTGACATTCCAGTTATTCAAATCGATATTCACTGGGGTCCTTCCACCGAGCTTGCTGACGTAGTATTACCAGGTTCATTCATTGCTGTAGAATGTGCTGGTACCAGTTACCGTATGGATGGAGTTCCTATCTACATGAAAAAAGCTATTGACAAACCAGAAACTTGTCGTGACGACGAATGGATTGTCCGTGAACTTAAAGAAAGAGTAATGAAACTCAGAGAAGAGCCAAACGTAGCTCCAAAATTTGTGCCAAATCCAAACGCACTCTAA
- a CDS encoding molybdopterin dinucleotide binding domain-containing protein, which translates to MHYANTYLEKPVVPDVKITGEGTTDVLKCMLNTGSDIYQGACKKRGSTLKEEYKNASGTCYMDPRDMAKLGVNNWDTVLVKTDFGEVVVNCAVSRDAPHEGTVFICKGPWANTIVSHDTYCCSDPTYKGITCTVEKTDRKVLLMADLMRWVYKKYVDEEDDDVVENMDSLGELPVYHGRKWEELIDHDL; encoded by the coding sequence ATGCATTACGCTAATACTTATTTAGAAAAACCTGTAGTACCTGATGTAAAAATTACTGGTGAAGGAACTACTGATGTTCTTAAATGTATGTTAAACACTGGATCTGACATCTACCAAGGTGCTTGTAAGAAAAGAGGATCCACTTTAAAAGAAGAATATAAAAACGCTTCCGGTACTTGTTACATGGACCCTAGGGATATGGCTAAATTAGGTGTAAACAACTGGGACACCGTCCTTGTTAAAACCGACTTTGGTGAAGTTGTTGTAAACTGTGCTGTATCTAGAGACGCACCTCACGAAGGTACTGTATTCATTTGTAAAGGTCCATGGGCTAACACTATTGTAAGCCACGATACCTACTGTTGTTCAGACCCTACTTACAAAGGTATTACTTGTACTGTAGAAAAAACTGATAGAAAAGTATTACTCATGGCTGACTTAATGAGATGGGTATACAAAAAATACGTTGATGAAGAAGATGACGATGTTGTTGAAAACATGGATTCTTTAGGTGAATTACCTGTTTATCACGGACGTAAATGGGAGGAGTTGATTGATCATGACTTATGA
- a CDS encoding 4Fe-4S binding protein: protein MELKVNQDNCLGCGICVIACPVNAAISPENAGGNGAKTEEVIMMVENGFIKLFSPEKCEFCGTCQMFCPVNAIWLE from the coding sequence ATGGAACTTAAAGTTAATCAAGATAATTGTTTAGGATGCGGTATTTGTGTAATCGCATGTCCTGTTAACGCAGCTATCAGTCCTGAAAATGCTGGTGGTAATGGTGCAAAGACTGAAGAAGTAATTATGATGGTTGAAAACGGATTTATCAAACTCTTCAGTCCTGAAAAATGTGAATTCTGTGGAACATGTCAAATGTTTTGCCCAGTTAATGCTATATGGTTAGAATAA
- a CDS encoding 4Fe-4S binding protein codes for MIRNLKEVKDNNFDITRSAEEVRNLSFNDHVCLGCGICESTCPVEAITVKAVAIDARHRISNDIYFSGHEKIAQNFQDDFDAQRVSIDESKCVLCGMCSGLCPVDALVLTIDGVPIREIEAYPHYNAFSEIDDDECVYCKRCEIACPRDAIVIDRVLPDRADLVTGEIDVNEDDCIYCGVCEELCPAEAIYVDHETGKESIVINKDECVYCLVCKKSCPTNAIKAICRACNYGEYDLNPANAVVTGNSIIDSELCVYCGWCEGVCPTDAAKVKKPFKGSIEVDDDKCQACGACVDICQCNALAFPVSTAPGSRMAHVVAYGEYCVSCKACANACPNDAITVVRTEVDHTPINSATWKEALDAIKD; via the coding sequence ATGATTAGAAATTTAAAAGAGGTTAAAGATAATAACTTTGACATTACAAGGTCTGCAGAAGAAGTCAGAAACTTGTCTTTCAATGACCATGTCTGTTTAGGTTGTGGGATTTGTGAATCCACTTGTCCTGTTGAAGCGATTACTGTAAAAGCTGTTGCTATCGATGCTCGTCACAGAATTTCCAACGACATCTACTTCAGTGGACACGAAAAGATTGCTCAAAACTTCCAAGACGACTTTGATGCTCAAAGAGTAAGCATTGACGAAAGTAAATGTGTATTATGTGGTATGTGCAGTGGATTATGTCCTGTTGACGCATTAGTATTAACTATTGATGGCGTACCAATCAGAGAAATCGAAGCATATCCTCATTACAATGCTTTCTCAGAAATTGATGATGATGAATGTGTCTACTGTAAAAGATGTGAAATTGCATGTCCTCGTGACGCAATCGTTATCGACAGAGTTTTACCAGACCGTGCTGATTTAGTAACTGGTGAAATCGATGTAAACGAAGATGACTGTATTTACTGTGGTGTATGTGAAGAATTATGTCCTGCAGAAGCTATCTACGTTGATCACGAAACTGGTAAAGAATCTATTGTTATCAACAAAGATGAATGTGTATACTGTCTCGTATGTAAAAAATCCTGTCCTACTAACGCTATCAAAGCTATTTGTAGAGCATGTAACTACGGAGAGTACGACTTAAACCCTGCTAACGCAGTTGTTACTGGTAACTCTATTATCGACTCTGAACTCTGTGTATACTGTGGATGGTGTGAAGGCGTATGTCCTACAGACGCTGCTAAAGTTAAAAAACCATTCAAAGGTTCTATTGAAGTCGACGATGACAAATGTCAAGCTTGTGGTGCTTGTGTAGATATCTGTCAATGTAATGCTTTAGCATTCCCTGTATCTACCGCTCCAGGTTCCAGAATGGCACACGTTGTTGCTTACGGCGAATACTGTGTAAGTTGTAAAGCATGTGCAAATGCATGTCCTAACGATGCTATTACTGTAGTAAGAACTGAAGTTGACCACACTCCTATTAACTCCGCTACTTGGAAAGAAGCTTTAGATGCTATTAAAGACTAG
- a CDS encoding 4Fe-4S binding protein, protein MVVQMPKHIASGLKYLAAVKLKMTGKSHQEIADELGVDRSTISHYLNGRNLSWNSIDVARTIIDLSPKDFLIMTEAIFNNPEQSRKIVNICKERNFQASVEDSCIGCGLCVNACKMDAIKLVSLKAYADSMQCCGCQLCEDECPTNSIKILEI, encoded by the coding sequence ATGGTGGTTCAAATGCCAAAACATATTGCTTCTGGTTTAAAATATTTGGCTGCAGTTAAATTAAAAATGACTGGTAAAAGTCATCAAGAGATTGCTGATGAGTTAGGTGTTGATAGGTCTACTATTTCTCATTATTTGAATGGTAGAAACTTATCTTGGAACTCAATTGACGTTGCAAGAACAATCATCGACTTATCTCCCAAAGATTTTTTAATAATGACTGAAGCAATATTTAATAATCCAGAACAGAGTCGTAAAATTGTGAACATTTGCAAAGAAAGAAATTTCCAAGCAAGTGTAGAAGACTCCTGTATTGGTTGCGGATTATGTGTAAATGCATGCAAGATGGATGCTATTAAATTGGTGTCCTTAAAAGCGTATGCAGACTCCATGCAATGTTGTGGTTGTCAGCTTTGTGAAGATGAATGCCCAACTAATTCAATAAAAATTTTGGAGATTTAA
- the mobB gene encoding molybdopterin-guanine dinucleotide biosynthesis protein B yields MKIVSIVGKKNTGKTSLTVKVIEELTKRGYNVASIKHSHHTMEMDRENTDTWKHKNAGSNVVVGIGSTTFFNVRKEMDLNRLLFLIKHMDNVDFVVIEGFKRYNYPKIATSPDVVDEYTIKQVDSFTIDYEGLTELVDLIEERSHDIVDTLFANNCGYNDGEAIACDIRNGNITVDNLDEVHSYLSIDGKVVGLNRFVSDYLKQSVLGVINTLNLKDYNVEDIQDIELIIPGKSHLTPTDANCSIQINGKDLEINAFTKNIVSNSINGMIRSLKTESDVKTIEIVISNIEHDQLENASIELKTNNHSVEINEFTQGILKETTYAIVNSLKIDDEIKELKINVGE; encoded by the coding sequence ATGAAAATTGTATCCATAGTTGGAAAGAAAAATACTGGAAAAACTTCACTGACTGTAAAAGTTATTGAAGAGCTTACAAAAAGAGGTTATAATGTTGCATCAATAAAACATTCCCACCATACAATGGAAATGGACAGGGAAAACACTGATACCTGGAAACATAAAAATGCAGGATCAAATGTTGTAGTTGGAATTGGTTCAACAACATTCTTTAATGTAAGAAAAGAAATGGATCTTAACAGATTACTATTTTTAATAAAACATATGGACAATGTTGATTTTGTTGTAATTGAAGGATTTAAAAGATACAATTACCCAAAAATTGCAACATCCCCTGATGTAGTTGATGAATACACAATTAAACAGGTTGATTCCTTTACAATTGATTATGAAGGTTTAACAGAATTAGTAGACCTCATTGAAGAGAGATCACACGACATAGTAGACACATTATTTGCAAACAACTGCGGATACAATGACGGTGAAGCTATTGCATGTGACATCAGAAATGGAAATATTACAGTAGATAACTTAGATGAAGTTCACAGCTACCTTTCAATTGACGGTAAAGTAGTTGGATTAAACAGATTCGTTAGTGATTATCTAAAACAGTCCGTTCTTGGTGTTATCAATACATTAAATTTAAAAGATTATAATGTTGAAGATATTCAAGATATTGAATTAATCATCCCTGGAAAATCCCACTTAACCCCAACTGATGCTAACTGCAGTATTCAAATTAATGGAAAAGATTTAGAAATAAATGCATTTACAAAAAATATTGTTTCAAATTCCATTAATGGAATGATAAGATCCCTTAAAACTGAAAGTGATGTTAAAACAATTGAAATTGTTATTTCCAATATTGAACATGACCAACTAGAAAATGCTTCAATTGAACTTAAAACAAACAATCACAGTGTTGAAATCAATGAATTTACCCAGGGAATCTTAAAAGAAACAACCTATGCAATTGTAAATTCTTTAAAAATTGATGATGAAATTAAAGAATTAAAAATCAACGTAGGAGAGTAG
- the moaA gene encoding GTP 3',8-cyclase MoaA — translation MLKNVVKDKYKRPIISLRITITNRCNENCLYCHHDGMVSSKNEMTPDELFTISKIAKRIGVKKIRLSGGDPLVRKDIVEIVEKIASLDFKDISLTTNGVLLEKYAQGLKDAGLDRVNVSLDTLNRDTYKYVTSKDYLEKTKAGILKAVEVGLYPVKINMVVMKDINDHEIKDMFKFCQEHGIILQLIELIESESCDDDDFSNKHHYSLDPLEEKLTNISDEVHERKFMQGRKKYYINDGEIEIVKPVDNAKFCASCSRLRITPDGKIKPCLLRNDNLVELISHIRNGESEEELEELFMKGIYNREPFNKED, via the coding sequence ATGTTAAAAAACGTAGTTAAAGACAAATACAAAAGACCTATCATCTCCTTAAGAATTACAATTACAAACAGATGTAATGAAAACTGCCTTTACTGTCATCATGATGGAATGGTATCTTCTAAAAATGAAATGACTCCTGATGAGCTATTTACTATAAGTAAAATAGCTAAAAGAATAGGAGTTAAAAAAATCAGGCTTTCCGGTGGAGATCCTTTAGTAAGAAAAGACATCGTAGAAATCGTTGAAAAGATTGCAAGTCTTGATTTTAAAGACATTTCACTTACAACTAATGGAGTATTGCTTGAAAAATATGCTCAGGGTTTAAAAGATGCTGGACTAGATAGAGTAAATGTCAGTTTAGATACTTTAAATAGAGATACCTACAAATACGTAACATCTAAAGATTATCTTGAAAAAACAAAAGCTGGAATTCTAAAAGCTGTAGAAGTTGGATTATATCCTGTTAAAATAAACATGGTAGTGATGAAAGATATCAACGATCATGAGATAAAAGACATGTTTAAATTCTGTCAGGAACATGGAATTATCCTTCAGTTAATTGAATTAATCGAAAGTGAAAGCTGTGATGATGATGACTTCAGCAATAAACACCATTATTCATTAGACCCACTTGAAGAAAAGCTAACCAATATATCTGATGAAGTTCATGAACGTAAATTTATGCAAGGACGTAAGAAATATTACATAAACGATGGTGAAATCGAAATAGTTAAGCCTGTTGATAATGCTAAATTCTGCGCAAGTTGCTCCAGATTAAGGATTACACCAGATGGTAAAATCAAACCATGCTTACTTAGAAATGACAACCTTGTAGAATTAATTTCACATATAAGAAATGGTGAAAGTGAAGAGGAACTTGAAGAACTCTTCATGAAAGGAATATATAACCGTGAACCATTCAACAAAGAAGATTAA
- a CDS encoding Coenzyme F420 hydrogenase/dehydrogenase, beta subunit C-terminal domain, producing the protein MSAKINDMYYAYSAIEDIKEKGEYGGVVTTIMKYLLEEGIVDGIVGVTEGADIYDAVPILVTDPADVIKTAGSIHCGTLNIAKFVSKYLDGARDMKIAVACKPCDAMTIKELMKKGKIIEDNVIMIGVNCGGTMSPVPTMNMIRDVYEMDPKDVVKEEIAKGKLIMETADGEKGIAISELEEQGMGRRENCQRCNLKIPYNADMALGNWGVIGPLAGKATFVEVFSDKGADVLGKVIDAGLIATEEPLEKGIKIRENINNFMLKESQEKKEVDYAGTTGDIIDVFYKYEDEFSKCMKCYGCREACPLCFCEDCCLEAEGPEWVPGGYTPAAPFFHLTRLVHMVDACTNCGQCSEVCPCEIPVAKVWSTVNNKVREIYGYVPGMGSDDPLPFTDHVSKAKWI; encoded by the coding sequence ATGAGCGCAAAAATTAACGATATGTACTACGCATACTCTGCTATCGAAGATATCAAAGAAAAAGGAGAGTACGGTGGAGTAGTAACCACTATTATGAAATACTTATTAGAAGAAGGTATCGTTGACGGTATTGTTGGAGTAACTGAAGGTGCAGATATCTACGATGCAGTACCTATTCTTGTAACTGACCCTGCAGATGTTATTAAAACTGCTGGATCTATCCACTGTGGTACCTTAAACATTGCTAAATTTGTATCCAAGTACTTAGACGGTGCAAGAGACATGAAAATTGCTGTTGCATGTAAACCTTGTGATGCAATGACCATCAAAGAATTGATGAAAAAAGGAAAAATCATCGAAGACAACGTAATTATGATTGGTGTTAACTGTGGAGGAACCATGTCACCTGTTCCTACCATGAACATGATTAGAGATGTATACGAAATGGACCCTAAAGACGTTGTCAAAGAAGAAATCGCTAAAGGAAAACTCATCATGGAAACAGCTGATGGTGAAAAAGGTATTGCTATTAGTGAATTAGAAGAACAAGGTATGGGTAGAAGAGAAAACTGTCAAAGATGTAACCTTAAAATCCCTTACAACGCTGACATGGCATTAGGTAACTGGGGAGTAATCGGACCTTTAGCAGGAAAAGCTACTTTCGTAGAAGTATTCTCCGACAAAGGTGCAGATGTTTTAGGTAAAGTTATTGACGCAGGTTTAATCGCTACCGAAGAACCTCTCGAAAAAGGAATTAAAATCAGAGAAAACATTAACAACTTCATGCTTAAAGAATCCCAAGAGAAGAAGGAAGTTGATTATGCAGGTACTACTGGTGATATTATCGACGTATTCTACAAATACGAAGACGAATTCTCCAAATGTATGAAATGTTACGGTTGTCGTGAAGCATGTCCATTATGTTTCTGTGAAGACTGCTGTCTTGAAGCTGAAGGTCCTGAATGGGTACCTGGTGGATACACTCCTGCAGCTCCTTTCTTCCACTTAACTCGTTTAGTACACATGGTTGACGCATGTACCAACTGTGGACAATGTTCCGAAGTATGTCCATGTGAAATCCCTGTAGCTAAAGTATGGAGTACTGTAAACAACAAAGTAAGAGAAATCTACGGATACGTACCTGGTATGGGCAGTGACGACCCACTTCCATTCACCGACCACGTATCTAAAGCTAAATGGATCTAA
- the fdhF gene encoding formate dehydrogenase subunit alpha, whose protein sequence is MVEIKYVPTICPYCGTGCGLNFVVKDGKIVGVEPLKRSPVNEGKVCPKGNFGYQFINREDRLTSPLIKENGEFREASWDEALDLVANKLKEVSDEDPNKVGFYACARSPNENIYITQKLARVACGTQNVDHCARICHGPTVAGLATTFGSGAMTNGFDSIKEADYIFCIGSNNMEAHPLFGRKIIQAKQNGAKLVVLDPRFTPTAKLADEYVQFETGTDVALMNAMIKVIIDNDLQDDEFIANRTKGYEEMKEVVQKYTLEKASEITGISPETIEHLAIEYASADKAAIVYSLGITEHSHGADNVMSTANLAMLTGNIGREGTGVNPLRGQNNVQGACDMGALPSDYVGYRKVSDPETTAWFNDYYSAEGYEVNLPTTPGLTLVEMMNAAHSGDLKVLYIHGEDPVLSDADVQHTKEALANLEMLIVQECFLTDTAQCADVVLPAAGWGEQEGTFTSGERRVQCLHKAQEPPEGAWLDWKIMEEIAVRMGVPRSIFHYESSEEIFDEVRECAPIMAGMNRERLDTPEALHWPCPSEDDPCQPLMHKEKFAHPDGLGVFQALEHKGPVETPDEEYSLLLTTTRVLFHYHAAMTRRCETLSNEVKTGFIEINTNDAKARGIIDGEVVRAYSRRGEIAIPARVTDNIREGIVNIPMHFVECAANVLTNSDSFDPKSKMVELKACAIEVEKLPEKVVVKGEVYKDGTDTEIKAEDMSTTTIKVGK, encoded by the coding sequence ATGGTTGAAATTAAATATGTTCCAACAATCTGCCCATACTGTGGTACCGGTTGTGGACTCAATTTCGTTGTTAAAGACGGAAAAATTGTTGGTGTTGAACCTTTAAAAAGAAGCCCTGTAAACGAGGGTAAAGTATGTCCAAAAGGAAACTTTGGATACCAATTCATTAATAGGGAAGACAGATTAACTTCTCCTTTAATCAAAGAAAACGGTGAATTTAGAGAAGCATCTTGGGATGAAGCTTTAGACTTAGTTGCTAACAAACTCAAAGAAGTTTCTGACGAAGACCCAAACAAAGTTGGTTTCTACGCATGTGCTCGTTCACCTAACGAAAACATTTACATTACTCAAAAATTAGCTAGAGTAGCTTGTGGAACTCAAAACGTAGACCACTGTGCACGTATCTGTCACGGACCTACTGTAGCAGGTTTAGCAACCACCTTTGGATCAGGTGCTATGACCAACGGATTTGACAGTATTAAAGAAGCTGATTACATCTTCTGTATCGGATCCAACAACATGGAAGCTCACCCATTATTCGGACGTAAAATTATCCAAGCTAAACAAAACGGTGCTAAATTAGTAGTATTAGACCCAAGATTCACTCCTACTGCTAAACTCGCAGATGAATACGTACAATTCGAAACTGGTACTGACGTTGCTTTAATGAATGCTATGATTAAAGTTATCATCGACAACGACTTACAAGATGATGAATTCATTGCAAACAGAACCAAAGGTTACGAAGAAATGAAAGAAGTTGTTCAAAAATACACCTTAGAAAAAGCTTCTGAAATCACTGGTATCTCTCCTGAAACCATTGAACACTTAGCTATTGAATATGCATCTGCTGACAAAGCAGCTATTGTATACTCCTTAGGTATTACTGAACACTCCCACGGTGCAGACAACGTAATGTCCACCGCAAACCTCGCTATGTTAACCGGTAACATTGGTAGAGAAGGTACTGGAGTAAACCCATTAAGAGGACAAAACAACGTACAAGGTGCTTGTGATATGGGTGCATTACCTTCCGATTACGTAGGTTACAGAAAAGTAAGTGACCCAGAAACTACTGCATGGTTCAACGACTACTACAGTGCTGAAGGTTACGAAGTAAACTTACCAACCACTCCTGGTTTAACCTTAGTTGAAATGATGAACGCAGCTCACTCCGGTGACTTAAAAGTATTATACATCCACGGTGAAGACCCTGTTCTCTCCGATGCAGATGTACAACACACCAAAGAAGCACTCGCAAACTTAGAAATGTTAATCGTTCAAGAATGTTTCTTAACCGACACTGCACAATGTGCTGATGTTGTATTACCAGCAGCAGGTTGGGGTGAACAAGAAGGTACTTTCACCAGCGGTGAAAGAAGAGTTCAATGCTTACACAAAGCTCAAGAACCACCTGAAGGCGCATGGTTAGATTGGAAAATCATGGAAGAAATCGCAGTTAGAATGGGCGTACCAAGATCCATCTTCCACTACGAATCTTCTGAAGAAATCTTCGACGAAGTCAGAGAATGTGCTCCTATCATGGCAGGTATGAACCGTGAAAGATTAGACACTCCTGAAGCTCTCCACTGGCCTTGCCCATCCGAAGATGACCCATGTCAACCATTAATGCACAAAGAGAAATTTGCACACCCTGATGGTTTAGGTGTCTTCCAAGCATTAGAACACAAAGGACCAGTAGAAACTCCTGATGAAGAATACTCATTACTCTTAACTACTACCAGAGTATTATTCCACTACCACGCTGCAATGACCAGAAGATGTGAAACCTTAAGCAATGAGGTAAAAACTGGATTCATCGAAATCAACACTAACGATGCTAAAGCTAGAGGAATTATCGACGGTGAAGTAGTAAGAGCTTACTCCAGAAGAGGAGAAATTGCAATTCCTGCACGTGTAACTGACAACATTAGAGAAGGTATTGTAAACATCCCAATGCACTTTGTAGAATGTGCTGCAAATGTATTGACTAACTCTGATTCTTTCGACCCTAAATCTAAAATGGTTGAATTAAAAGCTTGTGCTATTGAAGTAGAAAAACTCCCTGAAAAAGTTGTTGTTAAAGGAGAAGTCTACAAAGATGGTACTGACACCGAAATTAAAGCTGAAGATATGAGTACTACTACCATTAAAGTAGGTAAATAA
- a CDS encoding formate/nitrite transporter family protein: protein MSSFKSPVDTAKAISKTAGAKDSANIINVVLLSFLAGAYIAFGGLLAIVTSAGMIKAGAPLGLEKFVFGAVFPVGLIIVILAGSELFTGNVMFMIIGVLDGSASVGGLAKNWVVSWIFNFVGALFVAYVLAYMGGICPTDATAPAYAITTKAIAVAEGKVTMPFTVALIKAIGCNWLVCLAVWLANASDDVIGKIFGIWFPIMAFVTIGFEHSVANMFFIPLGMFLGANGVTWSSIIINNLVPVTIGNIIGGGLFVACLYWFTYLKE, encoded by the coding sequence ATGAGTTCATTTAAAAGTCCAGTAGATACTGCAAAAGCAATATCAAAAACTGCTGGAGCAAAAGACTCTGCTAATATTATTAATGTAGTATTACTCTCCTTCTTAGCAGGAGCATATATTGCATTTGGGGGTTTATTAGCAATTGTAACAAGCGCAGGTATGATTAAAGCTGGCGCTCCTTTAGGTTTAGAAAAATTTGTATTTGGTGCAGTGTTCCCTGTAGGTTTGATTATTGTTATCCTTGCAGGATCTGAATTATTCACTGGAAATGTTATGTTTATGATTATCGGTGTTTTAGATGGATCTGCTTCTGTTGGCGGTCTTGCTAAAAACTGGGTTGTAAGTTGGATTTTCAACTTTGTTGGAGCTTTATTCGTTGCATACGTTTTAGCTTACATGGGAGGAATTTGTCCTACTGACGCAACCGCACCTGCATATGCTATTACCACTAAAGCTATTGCTGTAGCTGAAGGTAAAGTAACTATGCCTTTCACAGTAGCTTTAATTAAAGCTATTGGTTGTAACTGGTTAGTATGTTTAGCTGTATGGTTAGCTAACGCATCTGATGATGTTATTGGTAAAATATTCGGTATTTGGTTCCCAATTATGGCTTTCGTTACCATCGGATTTGAGCACAGTGTTGCAAACATGTTCTTTATCCCATTAGGTATGTTCTTAGGAGCTAATGGAGTAACCTGGTCCAGTATTATTATAAACAACTTAGTCCCAGTTACCATTGGTAACATTATTGGTGGAGGACTCTTCGTAGCTTGTCTTTACTGGTTCACTTACCTTAAAGAATAA